The window CCGCTCCCACGGTGACCTCGGTCGGTCGGGCGGTCGACGAGGCGCACCGCCGGGAGTGGGCCAACGTGCTCGCCGCGACGGTCCGCATCACCCGTGACCTGGACCTGGCTGAGGAGTGCGTCCAGGACGCGTACGTCGCCGCGCTCGACGCGTGGACCCGTACCGGCGTACCGAGCAGTCCGGGTGCGTGGCTGACCACCGCGGCCAGGCACAAGGCGCTCGACGCGCTACGCCGGGCCGGCACCCTCCGGTCGAAGCTGCACCTGCTGGTGGAGCCGGTGCAGGCCGAGCCGGAGGTCGCCGACCCGGTCGACCACGACGACCCGCTACGCCTGGTCTTCCTCTGCTGTCACCCCGCGCTGGCGACCGAGGCCCAGGTCGCGCTGACCCTGCGGCTGGTCTGCGGCGTGTCCACCCCGGACATCGCGAGGGCCTTCCTCGTTTCCGAGACGACCATGGCGGCCCGGATCACCCGGGCGAAGAAGAAGATCACCACGGCCCGGATCCCTTTCCGGATGCCCCCGCCGGACGAACTGCCACAACGGCTGGACAGCGTCCTCACCACGATCCACCTGCTTTTCACCACCGGCCACACGGCACCGAGCGGACCCACCCTGACCAGGGACGACATCGCCGGGCGGGCACTCGACCTGGCGCGTCTTCTGCGCGACCTGATGCCGGAGGAACGCGAGGTCCGGGGGCTGCTCGCGTTGCTGTTGGCCAACCATGCCCGTCGGGCCACCCGTACCGGGGTGGACGGGCGCCTGCTGCTGCTCGAGGAACAGGACCGGTCGGCGTGGGACCGGCAGAGCATCGACGAGTCGCACGAACTGGTCCTGGAAGCACTCCAGGGCGGGAGTCCCGGCCGGTTCGCCCTGCAGGCCGCCATCGCGGCCCTGCACGCCGCCGCGCCGACGTACGGCGACACGGACTGGGGCCAGATCCTGGTGTTCTACGACGAGTTGCTGCGGGCGTGGCCGTCGCCGGTGGTGGCGCTCAACCGGGCGGTGGCGGTGGCGATGGTCAGCGGACCGGCGACCGCGCTGGCCGAGGTCGACGCCCTGGACGACAGCGGATCCCTCGCCCGCTACCACTACCTGCCGGCGATCAGGGCCGACCTGCTGCGCCGGCTGGGGCGCAACGCCGAGGCCGCCGCCGAGTACGAGCGCGCCATCGCGTTGACCGACAACAACGCCGAACGGGACTTCCTGACCGGCCGTCTCGCCGAGACCGGACGCTGACCTGACCGGTCCGGTTGCCGCAGCGCTCCGCAGCCGATCGCCAGGCCGCCCCGCTGTACGTCGAACCGGTCGTCCTGGCAACCTCCGCCGGGAAAACGGGCACCACGACCAGCCGCCGATGGTGCATGATCTTGCGGGCACGATCATCGGATCGCGACAACGGGAGAGCGGCGAGCATGACCTGCGCGACATGCGGTGTGGATGACGTCCCCAGCGGTGACGGCCACCGTTGCACGACCGACGTACGTCCGGTGCCGACGTACCGACCGGGCCGGGCGCCACTGAGCTGGCGGGTCCTGACCCTGGCATTCTTCGGTGTCGTCGCCGTGCACCTTGTCGCCACGATCGTCAACATCCTGCTGCTGGTGCAGGACTACCGGATGGTCAGGCGGCTGCAGACCGACCCGGACGGCGTCGATCCCAGCGAGATCACGGACCTGGTGCAGCGCGAGGCCGTTGGCTTTGCCGTGATCCAACTGATCTTCATCGCCTACATCGCCGGCTACGTCGGCTGGTTCGTCCTCAGCCGAAAAACGGTGCAACGGTACGGCCGGGACCACAAGCCGGCGCTCACCCACTGGACCCTCACCGCCTGGCGGGTCGCGATCGTCGCGCTGGTCCTGTTCTCCATCGCCGTCGGCAGCAGGTCCACCCGGGCCGGCGAGGGCATCGACCTCGTCGCCGCCGCCGAAAACGACCGGTACGCGATCCTCGTCACCGCACTGCGGATCCCCATCGTCGGGCTCCTCGTCGCCGGCGTCTGCGTCGTGGCCCGCCGGATAGACACCATGGCCAGGAGCAGCCCGCCGCGCCCCGGCCGCTACCGACCGGAACCCTCCGACCTCGGCGCGTTGGCCCCGTCACCGACCCCGCAGCACCGGCAGGCCGGCGACGACGCCTTCTGGCAGGCGGTCGCGGACGCTACGGCACGATCCGAGGGACCACTACCGCTCCTGGAGGCGTGGGCCGACACGCCGCGCGCCCGTCGCTGGCACCTGCTCACCGATGTGTCCACGATCGCCGCCGTGCGCACCCGGCTGGCGCCGGCCGCCGGGGTGACCGTCTACGGTCAACCGCCGCGCGATCCCGACGAGGTGACGCTGGGGCAGCTCGCCGACGAAGCCCGGCGGTTGCACGACGATCCGTCCTCGGGTGGGGCGGTCGGGCTCATCGAGGAGAGCGCCGGCGGCATGCTGCGCTTCGACCGGCTCACCTCCCAAGCCGCCCTGCTGGGCTGGCTGACCCGCGCCCGTTCGGCCAATCGGGTCGGCGTCTATCCGGCGCACGCCAGCGCCGATCCCGTGGCGCTCAGTCCCGCTGGGACCGGCGCCGGTGTCCCCGCCCCGGGCGGTCAGCAGTAACCCGTCCCCCGTCGAGCAGTCCACGCTTCTTGCAGAGTTCTGTTTATTAATTGCGTCCTGTTGTCAGATTTTCTACGCTCGGCTCCGTGACTGCTCCCCTCGTGGAGGCTGCCGGCCTCGTCAAGCGCTACCCGCCCCGCGACCGTCGATCCACGAGCTTCACCGCGGTCGACGGCATCGACTTCACCCTGCACCGGGGCCAGGCCTTCGGGTTCCTCGGCCCGAACGGGGCCGGCAAGTCCTCCACCATGCGGATGATCGCCTGCGTCTCCCCACCGACCGCCGGCACGCTGCGCGTACTCGGGATGGACCCGCGTACGGACGGGCGCCGGATCCGGGCCCGGCTGGGCGTCGTACCCCAGGACGACGCCCTGGACCGGGAGCTGACCGTACGGGAGAACCTGCTCATCTACGGCCGCTACTTCGGACTGCCGAAACAGGTCATCGCCGAACGTACCGACCGGCTGCTGGAGTTCGCCCAGCTCGACCAGCGCGCGGCGGAACGGGTCGAGTCACTCTCCGGCGGCATGCGGCGACGGCTCACCATCGCCCGGTCCCTCATCAACGAACCGGAGATCCTGCTGCTCGACGAGCCCACCACCGGGCTGGACCCGCAGGCCCGGCACATCCTCTGGGACCGCCTGTTCCGGCTCAAGCAACAGGGGGTGAGCCTGATCCTCACCACCCACTACATGGACGAGGCCGAGCAGCTCTGCGACCGGCTGGTGGTGATGGACAAGGGACGGATCGTGGCGGAGGGCTCGCCCGCCGAGCTGATCGCCACCCACTCGACCCGGGAGGTCCTCGAACTGCGGTTCGGCACCGGCGAACAGGGCACCGCACTGGAGAAACTGCGCAACGAGGGCGTACGCGACCGGCTGGAGGAACTGCCCGACCGGCTGCTCTGGTACACCGGCGAGGGCGACGCCGCGCTGGCCTCCGTACACCGGTTGGGTCTGCGACCGGTCACGGCCATGGTGCGACGGGCGAGCCTCGAGGACGTCTTCCTCGCCCTGACCGGCCGGACCCTGGTGGACTGAGATGGCCACCGAAACCCTCGCCCCGCCGGTCGACGAAGCGACCACCGGCACCGGCATGGCGTTGCGGGCCTACCGGTACTGGACGTTGCGCTACCGGCGGACCTGGCGCGGCACCATCGTCATCAGCGTCGCCAATCCCCTGCTGTTCCTGGTCGCGATGGGGCTCGGACTGGGCCGGCTGATCGGCCCGGACACGGCGGTCCTCGGCGGCGTCGGTTATCTCGCCTTCTTCGCGCCCGGCATGCTCGCCGCGGCGTCGATGCAGAACGGCATCATCGAGGCCGCCTTCCCGGTCGCCTGGAGTCGGCGGCCGGGCGGCGCCTACCCGGTCGCGGCCGGGACACCACTGGAGCCGGAGGACATCCTCCACGGCCACCTGCTGTTCATGACCCTGCGGGTCCTGACGAGCGCCGCCGCGTTCCTGGTGGTGATGGTCGCCTTCGGGGCCGCGATGTCC of the Micromonospora sp. NBC_01796 genome contains:
- a CDS encoding ABC transporter permease; protein product: MATETLAPPVDEATTGTGMALRAYRYWTLRYRRTWRGTIVISVANPLLFLVAMGLGLGRLIGPDTAVLGGVGYLAFFAPGMLAAASMQNGIIEAAFPVAWSRRPGGAYPVAAGTPLEPEDILHGHLLFMTLRVLTSAAAFLVVMVAFGAAMSPLVALALPAATLTGMAFALPSAAWAVTLTDVGPVGGVFKWVVMPLYLFSGTFFAVEQLPEALRPVVYVTPLWHGVELCRTLSLGTATWPTSLVHIAYLAALTGVGYLVARRNYRRHLHA
- a CDS encoding RNA polymerase sigma factor, which gives rise to MLAATVRITRDLDLAEECVQDAYVAALDAWTRTGVPSSPGAWLTTAARHKALDALRRAGTLRSKLHLLVEPVQAEPEVADPVDHDDPLRLVFLCCHPALATEAQVALTLRLVCGVSTPDIARAFLVSETTMAARITRAKKKITTARIPFRMPPPDELPQRLDSVLTTIHLLFTTGHTAPSGPTLTRDDIAGRALDLARLLRDLMPEEREVRGLLALLLANHARRATRTGVDGRLLLLEEQDRSAWDRQSIDESHELVLEALQGGSPGRFALQAAIAALHAAAPTYGDTDWGQILVFYDELLRAWPSPVVALNRAVAVAMVSGPATALAEVDALDDSGSLARYHYLPAIRADLLRRLGRNAEAAAEYERAIALTDNNAERDFLTGRLAETGR
- a CDS encoding ABC transporter ATP-binding protein, with the translated sequence MTAPLVEAAGLVKRYPPRDRRSTSFTAVDGIDFTLHRGQAFGFLGPNGAGKSSTMRMIACVSPPTAGTLRVLGMDPRTDGRRIRARLGVVPQDDALDRELTVRENLLIYGRYFGLPKQVIAERTDRLLEFAQLDQRAAERVESLSGGMRRRLTIARSLINEPEILLLDEPTTGLDPQARHILWDRLFRLKQQGVSLILTTHYMDEAEQLCDRLVVMDKGRIVAEGSPAELIATHSTREVLELRFGTGEQGTALEKLRNEGVRDRLEELPDRLLWYTGEGDAALASVHRLGLRPVTAMVRRASLEDVFLALTGRTLVD